The Rhodopirellula bahusiensis genome has a window encoding:
- a CDS encoding IS66 family transposase, translated as MDAKRSTNVQLPSDSRQLPDDMESLRRMVASLQSQVEEQAHSVLELKSHNDKLEEKNIDLQLKVEKLLQQLFGRRSELRVDGDGQLFLDLGDEATPEVVSALEEAVREAEQITQDPEEKKQKRRSKPPAKNDRKFPEHLPRVERIVDLPEDRREGLKLRDARVDPTRTPCPRQ; from the coding sequence ATGGATGCAAAGCGATCAACGAACGTTCAACTGCCCAGTGACTCAAGGCAACTGCCTGATGACATGGAGTCTCTTCGCCGGATGGTCGCAAGCTTGCAGTCGCAAGTCGAAGAGCAAGCCCACTCGGTCCTCGAGCTGAAGAGCCACAATGACAAGCTCGAGGAAAAGAACATTGACCTCCAGCTGAAGGTCGAAAAACTGCTTCAGCAACTCTTTGGCAGACGGAGTGAACTCCGCGTCGACGGTGATGGGCAGCTGTTTCTGGATCTCGGCGATGAAGCGACTCCTGAAGTAGTCAGTGCGTTGGAAGAAGCCGTTCGGGAAGCGGAGCAGATCACCCAAGACCCTGAGGAAAAAAAACAGAAACGACGTAGCAAGCCGCCCGCCAAAAATGATCGCAAGTTCCCCGAGCACTTGCCGCGCGTTGAGCGGATCGTTGACCTTCCAGAAGATCGACGCGAGGGCTTGAAGCTAAGAGACGCTCGAGTGGATCCGACCCGAACTCCGTGTCCGCGTCAATAG
- a CDS encoding O-antigen ligase family protein, translating to MFSPEIAFWIMLAVSLGFAGWFGWKHGKHYALGAGMAASLFAGTWFEIVVLGTRINVTMATAIVLLVVYCTHSWREIFRFLGPLDYLIGAMTIWHIVVDTYYGEQPLAVAAQAYGQWMLPYAAGRYAFLHRDALLKLAPVFGIIGAAISMFCIAEAWTGINLWEAAFSPRDELVTFIGQLRYGLAYRACGPTRHAIFLSNVLLTLVPFAILMTQREIAWVPGLGKWNRWIGSVLLAVLLLGVASSLSRGPIVTLILAGGLALAWHYRPAAWGLSVVVIVLAGLVAGNWDGFLRLLESDADEHKRAAVLVVDDQQVVYTGTRNRLVNLQVYVPILIEGGPLGYGTINSTGFPPANLPGLPTDPKVRKRLGIVDNAFLNNGLRFGWVGLVLFSGLFIAAATTAFQLSRPASTYFFPLDHRYFIATATLTIAFLFEIATVFWSYDYAFWVLFGFGLIAGLVSQSKRPGL from the coding sequence ATGTTCAGCCCCGAAATTGCGTTTTGGATCATGCTGGCCGTGTCCCTCGGTTTCGCAGGATGGTTCGGTTGGAAGCACGGCAAGCACTACGCGCTGGGGGCCGGGATGGCAGCCTCGCTGTTCGCGGGCACGTGGTTCGAAATCGTCGTGCTGGGCACTCGGATCAACGTGACGATGGCGACTGCGATTGTGCTTCTGGTGGTCTATTGCACGCACTCATGGCGAGAGATCTTTCGGTTCCTCGGACCGCTGGATTACTTGATTGGTGCGATGACCATCTGGCACATCGTCGTCGACACGTACTATGGCGAGCAACCACTCGCAGTCGCCGCCCAAGCCTACGGCCAGTGGATGCTTCCCTACGCAGCAGGGCGATATGCATTTCTCCATCGGGATGCCTTGCTCAAACTCGCGCCCGTTTTCGGCATCATCGGTGCCGCTATCTCCATGTTTTGTATCGCGGAAGCTTGGACCGGGATCAATTTGTGGGAGGCAGCGTTTTCGCCTCGTGACGAACTCGTCACTTTCATCGGCCAACTGCGTTACGGGCTCGCGTACCGGGCCTGCGGCCCCACCCGACACGCAATCTTTCTGAGCAACGTGCTACTCACCCTGGTCCCCTTTGCCATTTTGATGACGCAGCGAGAAATTGCATGGGTTCCTGGACTCGGCAAATGGAATCGATGGATCGGTTCCGTCCTGTTAGCCGTGCTCCTTTTAGGTGTCGCATCGTCGCTGTCTCGCGGACCCATTGTGACTCTTATTCTGGCTGGCGGTCTCGCACTGGCATGGCACTATCGCCCGGCTGCCTGGGGACTGTCAGTAGTCGTTATCGTTTTAGCGGGATTGGTTGCAGGCAATTGGGATGGATTTCTTCGTCTACTTGAGTCTGATGCAGATGAGCACAAACGAGCAGCGGTGTTGGTCGTCGACGATCAACAGGTCGTGTACACCGGGACTCGGAATCGTTTGGTCAATCTGCAGGTTTACGTGCCGATATTGATCGAGGGCGGACCATTGGGCTATGGAACAATCAACAGCACAGGATTTCCGCCGGCCAACCTGCCAGGACTGCCAACGGATCCAAAAGTAAGGAAACGTCTCGGAATCGTCGACAACGCATTCCTAAACAATGGCCTACGTTTTGGCTGGGTTGGACTCGTTTTATTTTCGGGCTTGTTCATCGCCGCAGCAACCACCGCGTTCCAACTGTCGCGCCCGGCGAGCACCTATTTCTTCCCACTCGATCATCGCTATTTCATTGCCACCGCAACCCTCACGATCGCGTTTCTATTCGAAATCGCCACAGTGTTCTGGTCATACGACTACGCTTTCTGGGTACTATTCGGGTTCGGGTTGATCGCAGGGCTGGTATCGCAATCAAAGAGACCTGGCTTGTAA
- the tnpC gene encoding IS66 family transposase gives MRPELRVRVNRYAKYVQSIEKNRTDDEPGIISPERPTGLVAGDRFDASIGVEVIAWKYFFHLPFYRQQDLFAGSGWTPSRSTLANIETSVEFVLRPLADHLRSFLKTDACVGCDDTGVVLITPQAIPDLSNHPRAERIGEVLEKAIASGKPSIQANFWGYYASRLPVVAFDFTVSRHRDGPDDVLADYEGTLIGDCWSGFQKIDVRSDSRIMFAACWAHARRKIDECRRAFPIQVAKLESLIRMLYDIEDQIKTLDYAERLSRRQSLSRHVLGLIDEYLKSETMSSSKVLPKSNLGQAAAYVRRHWAALNRFTEDARVPIDNNDCEQLMKRVATGRKNWLFKGSLSAGERAANLMTIIGTAIRNDLDVHAYLDDVLRRALDGETDWSALSPAVWRDSHPESIRDYRQDERRQAADRKRSRRARRRRRLKKQPSTHQPKWSR, from the coding sequence ATCCGACCCGAACTCCGTGTCCGCGTCAATAGGTACGCCAAATACGTTCAGTCGATTGAAAAGAATCGCACCGACGATGAGCCGGGCATCATCAGCCCCGAACGTCCTACCGGACTGGTCGCTGGGGATCGCTTCGACGCATCGATCGGTGTCGAAGTCATCGCGTGGAAGTACTTCTTTCACCTGCCGTTTTATCGCCAGCAAGACCTGTTCGCCGGCAGCGGCTGGACGCCCAGTCGTAGCACGCTGGCGAATATCGAAACCTCCGTCGAGTTCGTGTTACGCCCACTGGCCGATCACTTGCGGTCGTTTCTCAAGACAGATGCTTGCGTGGGCTGTGATGACACCGGCGTGGTGCTGATCACGCCCCAAGCGATTCCCGACTTATCCAATCATCCACGCGCTGAGCGAATCGGCGAAGTGCTTGAAAAGGCGATCGCCTCTGGCAAGCCAAGCATCCAAGCGAACTTCTGGGGCTACTACGCATCGCGTCTTCCGGTGGTCGCGTTCGACTTCACGGTCAGTCGTCACCGTGACGGCCCTGATGATGTGCTGGCGGATTATGAAGGAACGCTGATCGGCGACTGCTGGTCAGGCTTTCAAAAGATCGATGTGCGCAGCGACTCGCGAATCATGTTCGCAGCGTGCTGGGCCCATGCGCGTCGCAAGATTGACGAGTGCCGCCGTGCATTCCCGATCCAAGTGGCGAAGCTGGAATCGCTGATCCGGATGCTTTACGACATCGAAGATCAAATCAAGACTCTCGATTATGCGGAGCGACTGTCGCGGCGACAAAGCCTCTCGCGTCACGTGCTGGGCTTGATCGACGAATACCTGAAAAGCGAAACGATGAGTTCGTCCAAGGTGCTTCCCAAAAGCAATCTTGGCCAGGCGGCAGCGTACGTGCGTCGACACTGGGCGGCACTGAATCGGTTCACCGAAGACGCTCGCGTTCCGATCGACAACAACGACTGTGAGCAGTTGATGAAGCGAGTGGCGACGGGCCGCAAGAACTGGTTATTCAAAGGATCGTTGTCAGCAGGTGAGCGAGCGGCGAACTTGATGACAATCATCGGGACAGCGATCCGCAATGACTTGGACGTTCACGCGTACTTGGATGATGTGCTGCGCCGAGCACTTGATGGCGAAACCGACTGGTCAGCGCTGAGTCCAGCTGTCTGGAGAGACTCGCACCCGGAATCCATCCGCGACTACCGGCAAGACGAACGCCGACAAGCAGCCGACCGCAAGCGATCCCGACGCGCCCGCCGCCGACGACGCCTCAAAAAACAGCCGTCAACCCACCAGCCCAAATGGTCCCGGTGA
- a CDS encoding polysaccharide biosynthesis tyrosine autokinase: MAESAKPTNRLPARGPSSSTSDGEETLDVLQILSRQRWLIAFLSIAGLAAGVAYALNAQVWYESNAKVLINQKSAGLGGNSTGTDMVDEDILANHMELIQSRMIVGEALEQTELVDLPSIESHLDEKTDAIDYVIDQLSIVKGGDGSAKTARSLNITFTHTEPDDAKLILTAVMKRYEQFIIDQVEQVMGRANEMVNKAKTEVEAELVAAEQEHLKARQEAPLFFQGEGSSNIYQDRYRRLQDELLDLDIQESTVKTRLTRVDETLKEMDESTDPIDQLDKLALIDSDSLERLGVFAGLQMNSANTAEFKAAMPAKMEEARTQITHLLQLNSEKQRLTSVFGPGHPKVQELESEITLVKEFLQDQKELTSPAEMFGDSALTPEGLLKAYVGFLNHDLAALSERRKELTYLAADAETKAKELIEYELTDMILQKKIGRQEDLFEGVVQQLRELDTASGLTGYLYEFLAVPRIGQKSWPKLPLCGLGGLMLGLFSGLFLAVANDVRDGRFRSAAELDDAIGLPSLGRVGKLNSINQGIKGLIATELSPDAEAFRLGRTMLLPDIRNGNVRAIGFTSPMQGDGKSTVVSNFAVSFSQVGLKVLVIDADLRRPSAHRYFSLGKEDGLCDVLEGRLEIPEAIKATEADNVFVMTSGSSSQTPAELLQSQRLDEVLAVVKEDYDLVLVDLPPVLAVSDPVVVMPRLDGGILVVKVANVRRDEVVNTLRRIDSSGGEMLGCMLNAFGAGKKFDSDGGYYGYYKSDYTRPSSSTTRQSAPKAATISSNGQPKPE, from the coding sequence ATGGCTGAGTCTGCCAAACCGACCAACCGACTTCCCGCCCGCGGCCCATCTAGCTCAACGTCTGACGGGGAAGAAACGCTGGATGTTCTACAGATTTTGAGCCGGCAACGGTGGCTGATCGCGTTTCTGTCGATCGCAGGCCTCGCGGCAGGTGTTGCCTACGCACTGAACGCTCAGGTTTGGTACGAGTCCAACGCCAAGGTTCTGATCAACCAGAAGAGTGCTGGTTTGGGTGGCAATAGTACCGGTACTGACATGGTTGATGAGGACATTCTCGCCAACCATATGGAGTTGATTCAAAGCCGAATGATTGTCGGTGAGGCCTTGGAGCAAACCGAGTTAGTGGATTTGCCTTCTATCGAATCTCACCTGGATGAGAAAACGGATGCGATCGACTATGTCATCGATCAACTTTCCATTGTCAAAGGTGGAGATGGTTCCGCCAAGACGGCTCGAAGTCTCAACATCACGTTCACGCATACGGAACCTGATGATGCGAAGCTGATCTTAACCGCCGTGATGAAACGCTACGAGCAATTCATCATCGACCAGGTCGAACAAGTGATGGGCCGTGCGAATGAGATGGTCAACAAGGCAAAGACGGAAGTTGAAGCCGAGTTGGTTGCCGCTGAGCAAGAACACTTGAAAGCTCGTCAGGAAGCTCCGTTGTTTTTTCAAGGCGAAGGCAGCAGCAATATCTACCAGGATCGCTATCGCCGATTGCAAGACGAATTGCTGGATCTCGATATTCAAGAGTCAACGGTAAAAACTCGTTTGACTCGAGTGGATGAGACCCTGAAAGAAATGGATGAGTCGACAGATCCAATCGATCAACTCGACAAGCTTGCTCTAATTGACAGTGATAGCTTGGAGCGTCTTGGTGTCTTTGCTGGCCTGCAAATGAACTCAGCTAACACGGCTGAATTCAAAGCTGCGATGCCGGCCAAAATGGAGGAAGCTCGAACGCAAATCACTCATTTGCTCCAACTCAATAGTGAAAAACAACGACTGACGTCGGTGTTTGGGCCGGGCCACCCGAAGGTGCAAGAGCTGGAAAGTGAGATCACGCTGGTCAAGGAATTCTTGCAAGACCAGAAAGAACTCACCAGCCCCGCCGAAATGTTCGGCGATAGTGCTCTTACGCCTGAAGGATTGTTGAAGGCTTATGTGGGTTTCTTGAATCACGATTTGGCGGCACTTTCCGAACGTCGCAAAGAACTGACCTATCTCGCGGCCGATGCTGAAACAAAAGCGAAAGAACTGATTGAGTACGAACTCACCGACATGATCTTGCAAAAGAAGATCGGTCGACAAGAAGATTTGTTCGAAGGCGTTGTGCAACAGCTTCGAGAATTGGATACGGCGAGCGGATTGACCGGGTATCTCTACGAGTTTTTGGCCGTTCCGCGAATCGGTCAAAAGTCTTGGCCGAAACTGCCACTTTGCGGACTAGGCGGTCTGATGCTAGGGCTGTTTTCTGGTTTGTTCCTGGCTGTTGCCAACGATGTCCGTGATGGTCGTTTCCGGTCGGCTGCCGAATTGGACGATGCGATCGGCCTGCCTAGTCTCGGTCGCGTTGGCAAGCTGAATTCAATCAATCAGGGCATCAAGGGTTTGATTGCAACGGAGCTTTCGCCTGACGCCGAAGCGTTCCGTCTGGGGCGCACCATGCTGCTGCCCGATATTCGAAACGGCAACGTACGTGCGATTGGCTTCACCAGCCCCATGCAAGGCGATGGTAAATCAACCGTGGTTTCCAACTTCGCGGTGTCGTTTTCTCAAGTCGGGTTGAAGGTATTGGTCATCGACGCCGATCTGCGTCGTCCAAGTGCTCATCGCTATTTCAGTCTCGGAAAAGAAGATGGGCTTTGCGATGTCCTCGAAGGCCGTTTGGAAATCCCGGAAGCAATCAAGGCGACCGAAGCTGACAATGTCTTTGTGATGACATCGGGATCGTCTAGTCAAACACCTGCTGAACTATTGCAATCACAACGACTCGATGAAGTTTTGGCGGTTGTGAAAGAAGACTACGACTTGGTCTTGGTTGACTTGCCGCCTGTGCTGGCAGTTTCCGACCCCGTGGTCGTGATGCCGCGATTGGATGGTGGCATTTTGGTCGTCAAGGTTGCCAATGTTCGCCGCGATGAAGTGGTTAACACGCTTCGCCGGATCGATAGTTCCGGCGGTGAGATGTTGGGCTGCATGCTCAATGCATTCGGAGCCGGCAAGAAATTTGACTCCGATGGTGGCTATTACGGATACTACAAGAGCGACTACACCCGACCGTCATCATCGACAACACGTCAATCTGCCCCCAAGGCAGCGACGATTTCCAGCAACGGGCAACCCAAACCAGAGTAG
- a CDS encoding uracil-DNA glycosylase family protein: MPSAKNPSSKKIQKQLLDAASELADGVDQLQFDEPVTHVYNPLRYAWGLHEQYVRQIGANAHVLFLGMNPGPWGMAQTGVPFGEINSVVQWMGLKGEVERPDNEHPKRPVEGLNCSRSEVSGRRLWGLVAEKYPNPSKFFENYFVANYCPLVFMEAGGKNRTPDKLLADEREALQAICDVHLKKVIAAAQWTDLVGVGAFAENCLKRVVKSMEQDADSATAKKSASKTSAAKASPAIHRILHPSPASPAANKDWAGKVTRQLMDAHIW, from the coding sequence ATGCCGTCCGCCAAAAACCCAAGTTCAAAGAAGATTCAAAAGCAACTGCTCGATGCTGCGAGCGAGCTTGCCGATGGAGTTGACCAGCTTCAATTCGACGAACCAGTCACACACGTTTACAACCCTCTGCGATATGCATGGGGACTTCATGAACAATACGTCCGACAAATCGGAGCCAACGCTCACGTTTTGTTCCTCGGTATGAACCCAGGTCCATGGGGCATGGCACAAACGGGAGTTCCCTTCGGTGAAATCAATTCCGTCGTTCAGTGGATGGGACTGAAAGGCGAAGTCGAACGACCAGACAACGAGCATCCCAAACGCCCCGTCGAAGGATTGAACTGTTCGCGAAGCGAAGTCAGCGGACGCCGGTTGTGGGGATTGGTCGCTGAAAAGTACCCCAACCCCTCCAAGTTCTTCGAGAACTATTTCGTCGCGAATTACTGCCCGCTCGTGTTCATGGAAGCGGGCGGAAAGAATCGAACCCCGGACAAGTTGCTCGCCGACGAACGAGAGGCTTTGCAGGCCATCTGCGATGTGCATTTGAAAAAGGTCATTGCAGCGGCACAGTGGACAGACTTGGTCGGTGTGGGTGCGTTCGCAGAAAACTGCCTCAAACGAGTCGTGAAGTCGATGGAGCAAGATGCTGACTCCGCGACGGCGAAGAAATCCGCTAGCAAAACGAGCGCAGCCAAAGCCTCACCGGCGATCCATCGAATTCTGCATCCAAGTCCCGCTTCCCCTGCGGCAAACAAAGATTGGGCCGGCAAAGTGACCCGCCAACTGATGGATGCCCACATTTGGTGA
- a CDS encoding shikimate dehydrogenase, with amino-acid sequence MPSSMDEKIEPVLAVVGHPVAGNPTQFALESALEQANVDCRVLSFDLNPKQLPIALEGMHAMSFRGVWIDASCRGQISRNADFASKLGITATDPSHPPEALRSSPESKSENESNSHWQAISVREQTWTQLIRTQLELGGFSVQQVLIICSDADVRKQLAQRLVSENQLVTTEAMQTSPPDKDAPSKRIDPDCPSETDAQIESTVDRIVMVTSPEQITTTSLANVWLAVDGPASEIIDAFRSSTTPPGTVLVDLNENWDASDISEWERCKMDAGSNCITRWDIHAACLAKVVPQWLGAEVQVDVLREAMEEYLSV; translated from the coding sequence ATGCCGTCATCCATGGACGAAAAGATTGAGCCCGTGCTTGCGGTGGTTGGCCATCCCGTTGCCGGCAATCCAACCCAATTCGCTCTCGAGAGTGCACTCGAACAAGCCAATGTGGATTGCCGTGTCTTGTCGTTCGATCTCAACCCGAAGCAGTTGCCCATCGCTCTGGAGGGTATGCACGCGATGAGTTTTCGTGGTGTTTGGATCGACGCCAGTTGCCGGGGTCAGATTTCGCGAAACGCTGACTTCGCCAGCAAGCTGGGCATCACGGCAACCGATCCGTCGCATCCCCCGGAGGCGCTTCGAAGTTCGCCAGAATCCAAATCGGAGAATGAAAGCAACTCTCATTGGCAAGCGATCTCGGTCCGAGAACAAACCTGGACCCAGTTGATTCGCACGCAGTTGGAATTGGGTGGTTTTTCCGTCCAGCAGGTGCTCATCATCTGTTCCGATGCAGATGTTCGCAAACAACTCGCACAAAGACTGGTCTCTGAAAATCAGCTCGTCACGACAGAGGCGATGCAAACCAGTCCACCGGACAAAGACGCTCCTTCGAAACGGATCGACCCAGATTGTCCATCGGAAACTGATGCACAAATCGAATCGACGGTCGACCGCATCGTGATGGTCACATCACCGGAACAGATCACGACAACCTCACTCGCGAATGTTTGGTTAGCGGTGGACGGTCCTGCATCCGAAATCATCGATGCGTTTCGCAGCTCGACCACTCCACCGGGAACCGTGTTGGTGGATCTGAACGAGAACTGGGACGCAAGCGACATCAGCGAATGGGAACGCTGCAAAATGGATGCGGGCAGCAACTGCATCACACGCTGGGACATCCACGCTGCCTGCTTGGCGAAAGTCGTTCCTCAGTGGCTTGGTGCCGAAGTGCAGGTGGATGTTCTTCGCGAGGCCATGGAAGAGTACTTGTCCGTTTAA
- a CDS encoding polysaccharide biosynthesis/export family protein: protein MTRSKESILKSVAQTACGLLALAAISTTGCHQHLVSSAAHAVPAHRLDPELFACSREALGPLPYATLGQPKPAAHRIAAGDTLSVYVFGVFPPNEEETPVQQRTQAVNQRYYPPRGSVVAPTTGLPIQVDADGSITLPIIGRLDVNGLTMNEAIERVSSRLIEEEVVQEGKERVTVDLLIPRVKRVVVLREDTPSTAVALVSPQAVDEIHRGSGEVIDLPIYENDVLHALASTGGLPGTDAARELYVIRASAGLNNSFISGGQLQSIVSGGEGGQCNAGVIRIPLAGCPCDNLPFTQEDVILEEGDVVFIPRRNEYFISGGLLPGGRVPLPRDQDVDIIEAIALASGSAGGPLGRDGSVLAGGTPGYLREPSRVLILRTLPDGRQMTIRCDLDRAMKDPKERIRILPDDVVMLQQKPGGAFFNGFLNYFSGDSILVAFTRE from the coding sequence ATGACCCGCTCAAAAGAATCGATTCTGAAAAGCGTGGCACAGACCGCATGCGGATTGCTTGCACTGGCTGCGATCAGCACCACTGGCTGTCACCAACACTTGGTTTCGTCAGCCGCTCACGCGGTTCCTGCCCACCGGCTCGACCCGGAACTGTTTGCTTGCTCACGTGAAGCACTGGGCCCTTTGCCCTATGCAACACTCGGGCAACCCAAACCCGCAGCTCACCGGATCGCCGCTGGCGACACGCTCAGTGTCTATGTCTTCGGAGTGTTCCCGCCCAATGAAGAAGAGACTCCAGTTCAACAACGAACTCAGGCTGTTAACCAACGCTACTATCCACCACGTGGCAGTGTCGTTGCTCCAACGACCGGTCTTCCAATTCAGGTCGATGCAGATGGTAGCATCACGCTTCCAATCATCGGTCGATTGGATGTCAATGGCCTGACGATGAATGAAGCCATTGAACGAGTTTCTTCTCGTCTGATCGAAGAAGAAGTCGTTCAAGAAGGCAAGGAACGCGTCACAGTGGACCTGCTGATTCCACGAGTGAAACGGGTCGTTGTTCTTCGCGAAGACACGCCAAGTACAGCGGTTGCTTTGGTGTCTCCGCAAGCCGTCGATGAAATTCATCGCGGTTCAGGTGAAGTGATTGACTTGCCCATTTATGAAAACGACGTCTTGCACGCTTTGGCGTCGACCGGTGGATTGCCGGGCACCGATGCGGCTCGTGAACTGTACGTGATCCGTGCAAGTGCGGGACTCAACAACAGCTTCATCAGCGGCGGCCAATTGCAGAGCATTGTTTCTGGTGGTGAAGGCGGGCAATGCAACGCAGGTGTCATTCGCATTCCGCTTGCAGGATGCCCCTGTGACAACCTACCGTTCACGCAAGAAGACGTCATCCTGGAAGAAGGCGATGTTGTCTTCATCCCACGTCGGAACGAGTACTTCATCTCCGGTGGGTTGCTACCTGGTGGACGCGTGCCGTTGCCACGTGACCAAGACGTCGACATTATCGAAGCGATCGCACTCGCCAGCGGTTCAGCCGGTGGTCCTCTCGGACGGGACGGAAGCGTTCTGGCCGGTGGAACGCCAGGTTACCTTCGCGAACCAAGCCGCGTGTTGATTCTGCGGACGCTGCCCGATGGACGACAAATGACGATCCGCTGCGACCTCGATCGTGCCATGAAGGATCCGAAAGAACGGATTCGAATTCTTCCTGATGATGTTGTGATGTTGCAACAGAAACCAGGTGGAGCGTTCTTCAACGGGTTCCTGAACTACTTCAGCGGCGATTCAATCTTGGTCGCATTCACTCGAGAATAG
- a CDS encoding phenylacetate--CoA ligase — translation MELSRPEFRSMDREPLRQHQWARLQRVWQRLKESRHPLYQETIAATPDLRDWESFESLPFLNKSDLLGDSREDPSKLFTQPRQAYSRAHQTSGSRGWPMPIFDTSDDWRWWLNCWQYVLDAADVTPADTVMMAFSFGPFIGFWTANDALVQRGCLVVPGGGLSSSARLQMMLDRECTVVCCTPTYAMHLASVANEHGIDLKGSSVSRLIVAGEPGGSVPEIRRAIEEPWGARVIDHAGASELGAWGFPTADDRGLHIIESEFIAEFVVFDEEDRAVRFAEPGEESELVMTNLGRVGGPIVRYRTGDIVRPVWDHGLECQFVKLDGGVIGRADDMLVIRGVNVFPASIEAIIRQTMPEAEFRMIATRREHLDQLSIDIESAAKLESTNGSLGDLRELQNAFRERLALRVEITSVPMGSLPRSEGKSKRFVDHR, via the coding sequence ATGGAACTTTCTCGACCTGAATTCCGCTCGATGGATCGCGAGCCCCTTCGCCAACATCAATGGGCTCGGTTGCAACGAGTTTGGCAGCGGCTGAAGGAATCAAGGCATCCGCTCTATCAAGAGACAATTGCTGCGACGCCAGATTTACGTGATTGGGAATCGTTCGAATCGTTGCCGTTTTTGAACAAGTCCGACTTGCTGGGTGATTCTCGGGAGGATCCATCCAAGCTGTTCACTCAACCTCGGCAAGCTTATTCGCGAGCTCATCAGACCAGCGGTTCACGCGGCTGGCCGATGCCCATCTTTGACACGTCTGATGATTGGCGTTGGTGGTTGAATTGTTGGCAGTACGTTTTGGATGCAGCTGATGTCACGCCCGCTGACACGGTCATGATGGCGTTTTCGTTCGGCCCGTTCATCGGGTTTTGGACTGCCAACGATGCATTGGTGCAGCGAGGGTGCCTCGTCGTTCCCGGTGGTGGTCTGTCTTCATCAGCTCGTTTGCAGATGATGCTGGATCGTGAGTGCACCGTGGTGTGTTGCACGCCGACGTACGCGATGCACTTGGCTTCTGTTGCGAATGAGCATGGGATCGATTTGAAAGGCAGCAGCGTTTCCAGATTGATCGTCGCTGGTGAGCCGGGTGGAAGCGTTCCTGAGATCCGTCGTGCGATCGAAGAGCCTTGGGGGGCACGTGTAATCGATCATGCTGGTGCAAGTGAGCTCGGAGCGTGGGGATTTCCGACCGCTGACGATCGTGGATTGCACATCATCGAGTCTGAGTTCATCGCTGAGTTTGTGGTGTTTGACGAAGAAGACCGGGCCGTGCGTTTCGCGGAGCCGGGTGAAGAATCGGAATTGGTGATGACCAACTTGGGACGCGTTGGTGGACCAATTGTTCGTTATCGAACCGGTGATATCGTTCGACCGGTTTGGGATCACGGGTTGGAATGCCAGTTCGTCAAACTAGACGGCGGCGTGATTGGGCGGGCGGACGACATGCTGGTCATCCGTGGCGTCAACGTCTTCCCCGCCAGCATCGAAGCCATCATTCGTCAGACAATGCCCGAAGCCGAGTTTCGGATGATCGCGACTCGTCGGGAACACTTGGACCAACTTTCGATCGACATTGAATCTGCGGCGAAGTTGGAATCGACGAATGGGAGCTTGGGAGATCTACGGGAACTGCAAAATGCGTTTCGTGAGCGGTTGGCATTGCGAGTCGAGATCACGTCGGTGCCAATGGGATCGCTACCGCGATCGGAGGGGAAATCGAAACGCTTTGTGGATCATCGCTGA